The DNA segment TTCGCCCGCCGCGCTCCCGTGCGAGTGGCCGTCAACTGAACCACGCGGCGGTCATGCTCGTCGGGTGAGCGGGTGATGAGCTTCTTGCCCTCGAGCCGTTCCACCAGCTTCACCGCTGCCGGGTGACTGACCGCAAGGCCCCTCGCGAGGTCCTTGATGCAGCACTGCGGGTGCAGGTACACGAACTGCAGGCCGCAGAACTGGGCACGGGACAGATCGTTGCCCACGGTCTCCCGGAGGGCACGCTCCGTCACGATGCCCTCGACCACGCTGCAGAACAAGCGGCACACACGGTCTATTCGAGTGACGTC comes from the Armatimonadia bacterium genome and includes:
- a CDS encoding MarR family transcriptional regulator; this translates as MKVDVTRIDRVCRLFCSVVEGIVTERALRETVGNDLSRAQFCGLQFVYLHPQCCIKDLARGLAVSHPAAVKLVERLEGKKLITRSPDEHDRRVVQLTATRTGARRAKSVIEARTEAMEAILAKSGGICADGLLDCLESFVRAALANEHDVNGVCLHCGGSHDDDCPVCQAEYALTGELRTDA